From Saccharothrix espanaensis DSM 44229, the proteins below share one genomic window:
- a CDS encoding adenosine deaminase, translating into MPTPPSTEAIRSAPKVLLHDHLDGGLRPQTVIELAESSGHQGLPTTDPTELGAWFRDNANSGSLVRYLEGFAHTCGVMQDEAALVRVAAEAAQDLAADGVVYAEIRYAPELFTDKGLSLEQAVEAVQEGFRQGEAESGNRIKVGTLLCAMRQNDGWQRIADLVVKYRDAGVVGFDIAGPELGFPATRELSAFEYLRRENAHFTIHAGEADGPESIHQAVQYCGAERLGHGVRIAEDIKDGDVGHLAAYVRDRRIALEMCPTSNVQTGAVGSLAEHPIKQLADLGFRITVNTDNRLMSDCSLTGELAAVVGQFGFGWDDLRGFAVNAAKAAFLPLDERRALIQDVIEPGYAALAK; encoded by the coding sequence ATGCCTACCCCGCCTTCCACGGAGGCCATCCGCAGCGCGCCGAAGGTGCTGCTGCACGACCACCTCGACGGTGGACTCCGCCCCCAGACGGTGATCGAACTCGCCGAGTCCTCCGGCCACCAGGGTCTGCCCACCACCGACCCGACCGAGCTGGGCGCCTGGTTCCGCGACAACGCCAACTCCGGCTCGCTGGTCCGCTACCTGGAGGGCTTCGCGCACACCTGCGGCGTCATGCAGGACGAGGCCGCGCTGGTCCGGGTCGCCGCGGAGGCCGCGCAGGACCTCGCGGCGGACGGCGTGGTGTACGCGGAGATCCGCTACGCCCCCGAGCTGTTCACCGACAAGGGACTCAGCCTGGAGCAGGCCGTGGAGGCCGTGCAGGAGGGCTTCCGCCAGGGCGAGGCCGAGTCGGGCAACCGGATCAAGGTCGGCACCCTGCTGTGCGCCATGCGGCAGAACGACGGCTGGCAGCGGATCGCCGACCTGGTCGTCAAGTACCGGGACGCGGGCGTGGTCGGCTTCGACATCGCGGGCCCGGAGCTGGGCTTCCCGGCCACCCGCGAGCTGTCCGCGTTCGAGTACCTGCGCCGGGAGAACGCGCACTTCACCATCCACGCCGGCGAGGCCGACGGCCCCGAGTCGATCCACCAGGCCGTGCAGTACTGCGGCGCGGAGCGGCTGGGCCACGGCGTGCGGATCGCCGAGGACATCAAGGACGGCGACGTCGGCCACCTCGCCGCGTACGTCCGCGACCGCCGGATCGCGCTGGAGATGTGCCCCACCTCCAACGTGCAGACCGGCGCGGTCGGCTCGCTCGCCGAGCACCCCATCAAGCAGCTGGCGGACCTGGGCTTCCGGATCACCGTCAACACCGACAACCGGCTGATGAGCGACTGCTCGCTGACCGGCGAGCTGGCGGCCGTGGTCGGCCAGTTCGGCTTCGGCTGGGACGACCTGCGCGGCTTCGCGGTCAACGCCGCCAAGGCCGCGTTCCTGCCGCTGGACGAGCGCCGCGCGCTGATCCAGGACGTGATCGAACCCGGTTACGCCGCACTGGCGAAGTAG
- a CDS encoding carbohydrate kinase family protein translates to MPEVFVAGPASWNRLVSLDRLPEARPHTVFASGHRSALGGTSAGKALNLAALGARVTLRTVVGDDEAGRSIVGALDAPNVDLIAEVVPGASEQHLNLMSPDGGRVSIYLELPELAEPRHDDRALAALARADAAVIDLADSARPFLAAARAAGVPVWCDVHDYDGRSAYHQDFVDAADFLFLNDDGMPEPDLLAFLRTRPGTAVATRGARGAVAFAAGVRHEVAAVPVDRIVDTNGAGDAFFAGFLVAHLAGAGVPAALTAGAAQAARCLRSPNLAQRGARSAETG, encoded by the coding sequence ATGCCCGAGGTGTTCGTGGCCGGACCCGCGTCGTGGAACCGCCTGGTCTCGCTGGACCGGCTGCCCGAGGCCCGGCCGCACACCGTGTTCGCGTCCGGCCATCGGAGCGCGCTCGGCGGGACGTCGGCCGGCAAGGCGCTCAACCTGGCCGCCCTGGGCGCACGGGTCACGCTGCGCACGGTGGTCGGGGACGACGAGGCCGGGCGCTCGATCGTCGGAGCGTTGGACGCCCCGAACGTCGACCTGATCGCCGAAGTGGTGCCGGGGGCGAGCGAACAGCACCTCAACCTGATGTCGCCGGACGGCGGGCGGGTGTCGATCTACCTGGAACTGCCCGAACTGGCCGAGCCCCGGCACGACGATCGCGCTTTGGCGGCGTTGGCGCGGGCCGACGCCGCCGTGATCGACCTGGCCGACTCCGCCCGGCCGTTCCTGGCGGCGGCACGGGCGGCCGGTGTCCCGGTCTGGTGCGACGTGCACGACTACGACGGGAGATCGGCGTACCACCAGGACTTCGTGGACGCCGCCGACTTCCTGTTCCTCAACGACGACGGCATGCCCGAACCGGACCTGCTCGCGTTCCTCCGCACCCGGCCCGGGACTGCGGTGGCGACCAGGGGAGCGCGCGGCGCGGTGGCTTTCGCGGCGGGCGTGCGGCACGAGGTGGCGGCGGTGCCGGTGGACCGGATCGTCGACACCAACGGCGCGGGCGACGCGTTCTTCGCCGGATTCCTGGTCGCCCACCTCGCGGGCGCGGGCGTGCCGGCGGCGTTGACGGCCGGAGCCGCCCAAGCGGCCCGCTGCCTCCGTTCGCCGAACCTCGCTCAGCGGGGTGCGCGGTCAGCGGAAACGGGGTAG
- a CDS encoding SH3 domain-containing protein, with protein sequence MRLRRTVAAVGLAALASLTVAGSAGAAPAAGGPESAACGQTGSDKDNRAYTRDFEQGTNIRSGPSTACAIVGVGYPENSIDYHCWVSGEGGTWSYLRTRNDVYGWVKDSTLKGGGSIVQC encoded by the coding sequence ATGCGTTTGCGTCGAACTGTCGCCGCTGTGGGGTTGGCCGCGCTCGCGTCGCTGACGGTGGCCGGGTCGGCCGGGGCGGCTCCCGCCGCCGGTGGCCCGGAGTCGGCGGCCTGCGGGCAGACCGGGTCCGACAAGGACAACCGGGCCTACACGAGGGACTTCGAGCAGGGGACGAACATCCGATCCGGCCCGAGCACGGCGTGCGCCATCGTGGGCGTCGGCTACCCGGAGAACTCCATCGACTACCACTGCTGGGTCAGCGGCGAGGGCGGCACCTGGTCGTACCTGCGCACTCGCAACGACGTGTACGGGTGGGTCAAGGACAGCACGCTGAAGGGTGGGGGCTCCATCGTCCAGTGCTGA
- a CDS encoding SMI1/KNR4 family protein yields the protein MRHWERIMAWLDHHAPLTGSAFIPSEDDAAVEALSVASGLEPPEDLREWWAVCGGTADLAFAEVLPPFYTPLGPGNALRSWQLKERFWPRDLDTEAGTPTTGFHPRWLPIAFDGCGDALAVDLRPGVLSGCVVEWDRERGEMLKPEWTSLDEMLDQVATALEHLGRIGHCEPLITADGHLGWRTD from the coding sequence ATGCGCCATTGGGAGCGGATCATGGCGTGGCTCGACCACCACGCCCCCTTGACCGGTTCGGCGTTCATCCCCAGCGAGGACGACGCGGCGGTCGAGGCACTGTCGGTCGCGAGCGGCCTTGAGCCGCCCGAAGACCTGCGCGAGTGGTGGGCCGTGTGCGGGGGCACCGCGGACCTGGCGTTCGCGGAGGTCCTGCCGCCGTTCTACACGCCGCTGGGGCCGGGCAACGCGCTGCGCTCGTGGCAGCTCAAGGAGCGGTTCTGGCCGCGCGACCTGGACACCGAGGCCGGCACCCCGACGACCGGGTTCCACCCGAGGTGGCTGCCGATAGCGTTCGACGGCTGCGGCGACGCGCTGGCCGTGGACCTGCGGCCGGGCGTGCTGTCCGGGTGCGTGGTGGAGTGGGACCGGGAGCGCGGCGAGATGCTCAAGCCGGAGTGGACCAGCCTGGACGAGATGCTCGACCAGGTCGCCACCGCGCTGGAGCACCTGGGCCGGATCGGCCACTGCGAGCCGCTGATCACCGCCGACGGGCACCTGGGCTGGCGGACGGACTGA
- a CDS encoding aldehyde dehydrogenase family protein, producing the protein MWEYAPAPESRDIANLKPAYRMFVDGQFVEGGGEPLKTINPGTEEVLAEVSTAAPADVDKAVKAARRAYDRVWGRMPGSERAKYIFRIARLVQERARELAVLESLDNGKPIKESRDVDVPTAAAHFFYHAGWADKLGYAGYGPDPKPLGVAGQVIPWNFPLLMAAWKIAPALACGNTVVLKPAETTPLSALVLAEIIQQADLPPGVVNILPGAGDVGAAVVSHADVDKVAFTGSTDVGKIIQRQLAGTGKKLTLELGGKAANIVFDDAPLDQAVEGIVNGIFFNQGHVCCAGSRLLVQESVAEELLEKLRVRVSTLRVGDPLDKNTDVGAINSREQLTRIQELTASGEAEGAQRWTSSCPLPDKGFYFAPTVFSNVSQAMRIAREEIFGPVLSVLTFRTPDEAVAKANNTPYGLSAGVWTEKGSRILWAAQKMRAGVVWANTFNRFDPTAPFGGYQESGFGREGGRTGLEAYLDV; encoded by the coding sequence ATGTGGGAATACGCGCCCGCGCCCGAGTCGCGGGACATCGCGAACCTGAAGCCGGCCTACCGGATGTTCGTCGACGGGCAGTTCGTCGAGGGCGGCGGTGAACCGCTCAAGACGATCAACCCGGGCACCGAGGAGGTGCTGGCCGAGGTCTCCACGGCCGCGCCCGCCGACGTCGACAAGGCCGTGAAGGCCGCCCGGCGCGCCTACGACCGGGTCTGGGGCAGGATGCCCGGCTCCGAGCGGGCCAAGTACATCTTCCGCATCGCGCGGCTGGTCCAGGAGCGCGCGCGGGAGCTGGCCGTGCTGGAGTCGCTGGACAACGGCAAGCCCATCAAGGAATCGCGGGACGTGGACGTGCCCACGGCCGCCGCGCACTTCTTCTACCACGCGGGGTGGGCCGACAAGCTCGGCTACGCGGGCTACGGCCCGGACCCCAAGCCGCTGGGCGTCGCGGGCCAGGTGATCCCGTGGAACTTCCCGCTGCTGATGGCGGCGTGGAAGATCGCGCCCGCGCTGGCGTGCGGCAACACCGTCGTGCTCAAGCCCGCCGAGACCACGCCGCTGTCCGCGCTGGTGCTCGCCGAGATCATCCAGCAGGCCGACCTGCCGCCGGGCGTGGTGAACATCCTGCCGGGCGCGGGTGACGTCGGCGCGGCCGTCGTGTCGCACGCGGACGTGGACAAGGTGGCGTTCACCGGGTCCACCGACGTCGGCAAGATCATCCAGCGGCAGCTGGCCGGCACCGGCAAGAAGCTCACGCTGGAACTGGGCGGCAAGGCGGCGAACATCGTGTTCGACGACGCGCCGCTGGACCAGGCCGTCGAGGGCATCGTCAACGGCATCTTCTTCAACCAGGGCCACGTGTGCTGCGCCGGGTCCCGGCTGCTGGTGCAGGAGTCGGTGGCCGAGGAGCTGCTGGAGAAGCTGCGGGTGCGGGTGTCGACGCTGCGCGTGGGCGACCCGCTGGACAAGAACACCGACGTCGGCGCGATCAACTCGCGCGAGCAGCTGACGAGGATCCAGGAGCTGACGGCGTCCGGCGAGGCCGAGGGCGCGCAGCGGTGGACGTCGTCGTGCCCGTTGCCGGACAAGGGTTTCTACTTCGCGCCGACGGTGTTCTCCAACGTGTCGCAGGCGATGCGGATCGCCCGCGAGGAGATCTTCGGGCCGGTGCTGTCGGTGCTGACCTTCCGCACGCCGGACGAGGCCGTGGCGAAGGCGAACAACACGCCGTACGGCCTGTCCGCCGGTGTCTGGACCGAGAAGGGCTCGCGGATCCTGTGGGCCGCGCAGAAGATGCGCGCCGGCGTGGTGTGGGCCAACACGTTCAACCGCTTCGACCCCACCGCCCCGTTCGGCGGCTACCAGGAGTCGGGCTTCGGCCGCGAGGGCGGCCGCACCGGGCTGGAGGCGTACCTCGATGTCTGA
- a CDS encoding YbaB/EbfC family nucleoid-associated protein has translation MSVQEERIAAADRLTDLLSRVTGTAEHPSGLVTVTASAVGALRSVRLHPAALGQGPDAVGRLVAETARLATDAAVQTSYNELAKTLGDSMAMAIEDFAGPPPLHRQAEPVEPARPQAPPPGSVSGQPSGTGPHPAAAPPWAAGRPRGPQPARPRPAAAPDEDDDDFFADPFRGQRR, from the coding sequence ATGAGCGTGCAGGAGGAGCGGATCGCCGCCGCGGACCGGCTGACCGACCTGCTGTCCCGGGTCACCGGCACCGCCGAGCACCCGTCCGGGCTGGTGACCGTGACGGCGTCGGCCGTGGGCGCGCTGCGGTCGGTGCGGCTGCACCCGGCGGCGCTCGGGCAGGGCCCGGACGCGGTGGGCCGGCTGGTCGCCGAGACCGCCCGGCTGGCCACCGACGCGGCCGTGCAGACCAGCTACAACGAGCTGGCCAAGACGCTCGGTGACAGCATGGCGATGGCGATCGAGGACTTCGCCGGTCCGCCGCCGCTGCACCGGCAGGCCGAGCCCGTCGAACCGGCCCGGCCGCAGGCCCCGCCGCCGGGGTCGGTTTCCGGACAGCCGTCCGGAACCGGACCGCACCCGGCGGCCGCCCCGCCGTGGGCCGCCGGACGCCCGCGAGGGCCTCAGCCTGCACGTCCCAGGCCCGCGGCGGCCCCGGACGAGGACGACGACGACTTCTTCGCCGACCCATTCCGTGGTCAACGGCGGTAG
- a CDS encoding bifunctional WXG100 family type VII secretion target/C40 family peptidase — MDVAGFLAGLVQPMKDDLAKLAGDTGGATRAAESFGKAASALTEIDGRHKSAANAVLGTWYGDRANAFQQRVAAFSGGVGTLARNATATQTAATTAVNAVDGGKKAIQGLIDDFTGWAQPRLAAAIAASLFGGIGAVLAVAADVTAKAREYEGRSKQELDRVRTELTTVAAQLKGLPKPDFAGLGDPLGADSGGTTSVSGAGDDGKRDPSSSGGPSGGSSGGSGGSSGGGGGGGSSGGGGGGGGGGGPRLPVAIPPQPGTGVGVNLPDGSSAEAPNETAARAVRNALSALGTPYVWGGANPPQGTDCSGLTQWAYKGAGFDIPRPASSQAMGASVPPDQLLPGDLVVWDGHVAMVIGNGQMVEAGDPVQVGAVRTSNSGMGFMGFYRPTG; from the coding sequence ATGGACGTCGCGGGATTCCTGGCAGGCCTGGTCCAGCCGATGAAGGACGACCTGGCCAAGCTGGCGGGCGACACCGGCGGCGCGACGCGCGCGGCCGAGTCCTTCGGCAAGGCGGCGTCGGCGTTGACCGAGATCGACGGGCGGCACAAGAGCGCGGCCAACGCGGTGCTCGGCACCTGGTACGGCGACCGCGCGAACGCGTTCCAGCAACGCGTGGCGGCGTTCTCCGGCGGCGTGGGCACGTTGGCGCGCAACGCGACCGCCACCCAGACGGCCGCCACCACGGCGGTGAACGCCGTCGACGGCGGCAAGAAGGCCATCCAGGGCCTCATCGACGACTTCACCGGGTGGGCGCAGCCCCGGCTGGCCGCCGCGATCGCGGCGTCGCTGTTCGGCGGGATCGGCGCGGTGCTCGCGGTGGCCGCCGACGTGACCGCGAAGGCCCGCGAGTACGAGGGCCGGTCGAAGCAGGAGCTGGACCGGGTCCGCACCGAGCTGACCACCGTCGCCGCGCAGCTCAAGGGGTTGCCGAAGCCGGACTTCGCCGGGCTCGGCGACCCGCTGGGCGCGGATTCCGGTGGCACCACGTCGGTGTCCGGCGCGGGCGACGACGGCAAGCGCGACCCGTCCTCGTCCGGCGGCCCGTCCGGTGGTTCGTCCGGTGGTTCCGGCGGCTCGTCCGGCGGCGGTGGCGGCGGAGGTTCCAGCGGTGGCGGGGGTGGTGGCGGTGGCGGGGGTGGGCCCCGGCTGCCGGTCGCGATCCCGCCGCAGCCCGGCACCGGCGTGGGCGTGAACCTGCCGGACGGCAGCTCCGCCGAAGCACCCAACGAGACCGCCGCGCGGGCCGTGCGCAACGCGCTGTCCGCGCTGGGCACCCCGTACGTGTGGGGTGGCGCGAACCCGCCGCAGGGCACGGACTGCTCCGGCCTGACGCAGTGGGCGTACAAGGGCGCCGGGTTCGACATCCCGCGTCCGGCGTCGTCGCAGGCGATGGGCGCGTCCGTGCCACCGGACCAGCTGCTGCCGGGCGACCTGGTGGTGTGGGACGGCCACGTGGCGATGGTGATCGGCAACGGGCAGATGGTGGAGGCGGGCGACCCGGTGCAGGTGGGCGCGGTGCGCACCAGCAACAGCGGCATGGGTTTCATGGGTTTCTACCGACCGACGGGCTGA
- the deoC gene encoding deoxyribose-phosphate aldolase: MAATSTAPSLPPALADAVRDDASLRRFLHGLPGVDQVGVEQRAAGLGTRSIKKAAKLWAIDTAISMVDLTTLEGADTPGKVRSLAAKARRPDPDRPEVPKVAAVCVYPDMVATAVGELTGTGVDVASVATAFPSGRSSLKVKLEDTAFAVDAGATEIDMVIDRGAFLSGRYGQVFDEIVQVKRACGDAHLKVILETGELATYDNVRRASWLALLAGGDFIKTSTGKVTPAATLPVTHVMLQAVRDWHTQTGELRGVKPAGGIRTTKDAIKYLVAVHEVAGPEWLTARLFRFGASTLLNDLLMQRRTQLDGHYSGPDYVTVD, translated from the coding sequence ATGGCTGCCACATCGACTGCGCCGTCGCTGCCGCCGGCGCTCGCGGACGCGGTGCGCGACGACGCGTCGTTGCGCCGCTTCCTGCACGGACTGCCCGGGGTCGACCAGGTCGGGGTGGAGCAGCGCGCCGCCGGGCTCGGCACCCGCAGCATCAAGAAGGCCGCGAAGCTGTGGGCGATCGACACCGCGATCTCGATGGTCGACCTGACCACGCTGGAAGGCGCGGACACCCCCGGCAAGGTGCGCTCGCTGGCCGCGAAGGCCCGCCGTCCCGACCCGGACCGGCCCGAGGTGCCGAAGGTCGCCGCGGTCTGCGTGTACCCGGACATGGTCGCCACCGCCGTCGGCGAGCTGACCGGCACCGGGGTCGACGTGGCGTCGGTGGCGACGGCGTTCCCGTCCGGCCGGTCGTCGCTGAAGGTCAAGCTGGAGGACACCGCGTTCGCGGTGGACGCGGGCGCCACCGAGATCGACATGGTGATCGACCGGGGCGCGTTCCTCTCCGGTCGCTACGGCCAGGTGTTCGACGAGATCGTGCAGGTCAAGCGCGCCTGCGGGGACGCCCACCTCAAGGTGATCCTGGAGACCGGCGAGCTGGCGACCTACGACAACGTGCGGCGCGCGTCGTGGCTGGCGCTGCTCGCGGGCGGCGACTTCATCAAGACCTCCACCGGCAAGGTGACGCCCGCCGCCACGCTGCCGGTGACGCACGTGATGCTCCAAGCGGTGCGCGACTGGCACACCCAGACCGGCGAGCTGCGCGGCGTGAAGCCCGCCGGCGGCATCCGGACCACCAAGGACGCGATCAAGTACCTGGTGGCGGTGCACGAGGTGGCCGGGCCCGAGTGGCTCACCGCCCGCCTGTTCCGGTTCGGCGCTTCGACGCTGCTCAACGACCTGCTGATGCAGCGGCGCACCCAGTTGGACGGCCACTACAGCGGCCCCGATTACGTGACGGTGGACTGA
- a CDS encoding helix-turn-helix domain-containing protein produces the protein METIFRATDHPPAERFERWAQLVPTVFAPLRVSVAEPDRHRSELRTAELGGTTVHYLASSASRVERTDRMIRQADPDVVQVWLVERGDLVFSQGVTSRVVEPRRLYVSTGSRPFELSGAMPGGVMAVARSAMVPFGRLPVGRDQVERLGGFLVPEGGLAGLVTASLRELTSHDFGPADASRLGGVLVDLVAALLAHLLDRTSDLPEQTRDQALLAQVEAFVQANLGDPDLTPAAVAAAHHVALRTVQRLFRRRGRGVADWIRHARLEACRRDLADPRLRPQPVRVIGRRWGFEDPSQFNRAFRAAFGMPPGDYREHHAPRPAQH, from the coding sequence GTGGAAACGATCTTCCGGGCGACCGATCACCCGCCGGCGGAGCGGTTCGAGCGGTGGGCGCAGCTGGTGCCCACGGTGTTCGCGCCGTTGCGGGTGTCAGTGGCCGAACCCGACCGGCACCGGTCGGAACTGCGGACCGCCGAGCTGGGCGGGACGACGGTGCACTACCTGGCGTCGTCCGCGTCCCGCGTCGAGCGCACCGATCGCATGATCCGGCAAGCGGACCCCGACGTCGTCCAGGTGTGGCTGGTCGAGCGCGGCGACCTGGTGTTCAGCCAGGGCGTCACGTCGAGGGTGGTCGAGCCGCGCCGGCTGTACGTGTCGACCGGTTCGCGGCCGTTCGAGCTGAGCGGGGCGATGCCCGGCGGCGTGATGGCCGTCGCGCGCAGCGCCATGGTGCCGTTCGGGCGGCTGCCGGTGGGCCGGGACCAGGTCGAGCGGTTGGGCGGCTTCCTGGTCCCTGAAGGCGGGCTCGCCGGCCTGGTGACGGCGTCGTTGCGGGAACTCACCTCGCACGACTTCGGCCCGGCGGACGCGTCGAGGCTGGGCGGGGTGCTGGTCGACCTGGTCGCGGCGCTCCTCGCGCACCTGCTCGACCGGACCTCGGACCTGCCCGAGCAGACCCGGGACCAGGCGCTGCTGGCGCAGGTCGAGGCGTTCGTCCAGGCGAACCTGGGCGATCCGGACCTCACCCCGGCGGCGGTCGCCGCCGCGCACCACGTCGCCCTGCGCACGGTGCAGCGGCTGTTCCGGCGGCGGGGCCGCGGCGTCGCCGACTGGATCCGCCACGCCCGGCTCGAAGCGTGCCGCCGCGACCTCGCCGACCCGCGCCTGCGGCCACAGCCGGTGCGCGTGATCGGGCGGAGGTGGGGCTTCGAGGACCCGTCGCAGTTCAACCGCGCGTTCCGGGCGGCGTTCGGGATGCCGCCGGGCGACTACCGCGAACACCATGCCCCACGCCCAGCCCAGCACTAG
- a CDS encoding type II toxin-antitoxin system antitoxin SocA domain-containing protein: MADVHDVAAAVLDATGPESPMKLQKLLYYTQAWHLAKYDRPLFTARIEAWRRGPVVPEVYHRHRGQTEVCSWEEGDPRGLTDRERSVVRDVVERYGGFSRHELSDMAHAEEPWRAARGDLPETVPSSEPLSNRVMARYFRRLTSPPADAFADAVASVRLEGLEVPEDTRATMRAVAAGELTMDEAIAREIEALRRS, from the coding sequence ATGGCGGACGTGCACGACGTGGCCGCTGCGGTGCTGGACGCCACCGGACCCGAATCGCCGATGAAGTTGCAGAAGCTCCTCTACTACACGCAGGCGTGGCACCTGGCCAAGTACGACCGGCCGCTGTTCACCGCGCGCATCGAGGCGTGGCGGCGCGGACCGGTGGTGCCCGAGGTCTACCACCGCCACCGCGGCCAGACCGAGGTCTGCTCGTGGGAGGAGGGCGACCCGCGCGGCTTGACCGACCGGGAGCGCTCGGTGGTCCGTGACGTCGTGGAGCGCTACGGCGGGTTCAGCCGGCACGAGCTCAGCGACATGGCGCACGCCGAAGAGCCGTGGCGGGCCGCGCGCGGCGACCTGCCCGAGACCGTGCCCAGCAGCGAGCCGCTGTCCAACCGGGTGATGGCCCGCTACTTCCGCCGGTTGACCAGCCCCCCGGCGGACGCGTTCGCCGACGCGGTGGCGAGCGTGCGGCTGGAAGGGCTGGAGGTCCCGGAGGACACCAGGGCGACCATGCGGGCCGTCGCGGCGGGCGAGCTGACCATGGACGAGGCGATCGCGCGGGAGATCGAGGCTCTGCGGCGGTCGTGA
- a CDS encoding Fic/DOC family protein: MTFEDPYRDPDTGVLLNNLGLTDRHACETAEARLSALRIGQLEMSPLPGLYDLAHLKAFHRHIFGDLYPWAGEVRKVDIARTSSFAHWRHIDSYSDHLFGELRGQRHLVGLGREDFADRFTHFFAETNALHPFREGNGRAQRAFYRQMALHAGWQVDFALVDVEKYGDVCRESMAGSSAPLRALLDSVISPA; the protein is encoded by the coding sequence GTGACCTTCGAAGACCCGTACCGGGACCCGGACACCGGGGTCCTGCTCAACAACCTGGGCCTGACCGACCGGCACGCCTGCGAGACGGCGGAAGCGCGGCTGAGCGCGCTGCGGATCGGGCAGCTGGAGATGAGCCCGTTACCCGGGCTGTACGACCTGGCGCACCTGAAGGCGTTCCACCGGCACATCTTCGGCGACCTCTACCCGTGGGCGGGGGAGGTGCGGAAGGTGGACATCGCCCGGACCTCGTCGTTCGCGCACTGGCGGCACATCGACTCGTACTCGGACCACCTGTTCGGCGAGCTGCGCGGGCAACGGCACCTGGTGGGGCTGGGACGCGAGGACTTCGCCGACCGCTTCACCCACTTCTTCGCCGAGACCAACGCCCTGCACCCGTTCCGCGAGGGCAACGGCCGCGCCCAGCGGGCGTTCTACCGGCAGATGGCGCTGCACGCGGGCTGGCAGGTGGACTTCGCGCTGGTGGACGTGGAGAAGTACGGGGACGTGTGCCGGGAGAGCATGGCCGGCTCCTCGGCCCCGCTGCGGGCCTTGCTTGACTCGGTGATCAGCCCGGCGTGA
- a CDS encoding aldehyde dehydrogenase family protein — MSENRIAVAKTYKLYIGGAFPRSESGRSYPVADAKGAFLANAAQGSRKDARDAVAAARKAFGGWSGATAYNRGQVLYRVAEVLEGRREQFAAEVAAAEGVAVKKAQSLVDAAIDRWVWYAGWTDKIATVLGAANPVAGPYFSFSVPEPTGVVAVLAPQQSSLLGLISVVAPVIATGNTAVVVTSQDRPLPAVTLSEVLATSDLPGGVVNVLTGRTAEMAPWLASHADVNALDLTGAPESLRADLERSAAGTVKRVLRARPAEDFAREPDLARMRSFLESKTVWHPVGV, encoded by the coding sequence ATGTCTGAGAACCGGATCGCCGTGGCGAAGACGTACAAGCTCTACATCGGCGGGGCGTTCCCCCGGTCCGAGTCGGGTCGGTCGTACCCGGTGGCCGACGCCAAGGGCGCGTTCCTGGCCAACGCGGCGCAGGGCTCGCGCAAGGACGCCCGGGACGCCGTCGCGGCGGCCCGCAAGGCGTTCGGCGGGTGGTCCGGCGCGACCGCGTACAACCGGGGGCAGGTGCTCTACCGGGTGGCCGAGGTGCTGGAGGGCCGGCGCGAGCAGTTCGCGGCCGAGGTCGCGGCGGCCGAGGGGGTCGCGGTCAAGAAGGCGCAGTCCCTGGTGGACGCGGCGATCGACCGGTGGGTCTGGTACGCCGGGTGGACCGACAAGATCGCGACCGTGCTCGGGGCGGCCAACCCCGTGGCGGGCCCGTACTTCTCGTTCTCGGTGCCCGAGCCGACCGGCGTGGTCGCGGTGCTCGCGCCGCAGCAGTCGTCGCTGCTGGGGCTGATCAGCGTGGTCGCGCCGGTCATCGCGACCGGCAACACGGCGGTGGTCGTGACCTCGCAGGACCGGCCGCTGCCCGCGGTGACGCTGTCCGAGGTGCTGGCGACCTCCGACCTGCCGGGCGGCGTGGTCAACGTGCTGACCGGGCGCACGGCGGAGATGGCACCGTGGCTCGCCTCGCACGCCGACGTGAACGCGCTGGACCTGACCGGCGCGCCGGAGTCGTTGCGGGCGGACCTGGAGCGGTCGGCGGCGGGGACGGTGAAGCGGGTGCTGCGCGCCCGTCCGGCCGAGGACTTCGCCCGTGAGCCGGACCTGGCCCGGATGCGCTCGTTCCTGGAGTCGAAGACCGTCTGGCACCCAGTCGGAGTTTGA